Proteins encoded together in one Luteimonas fraxinea window:
- a CDS encoding S8 family serine peptidase yields MPNAMKARSGAQGTQRTLLACALGTVLAACGGGGSGGGLVMPTPPPPLAPPPTTPPPTVVQPPNPAYSGHLADTNTYAAHDAGFTGRGVRIGFLDSGINRNHPALRDRVVANLTYIGSSGNNLSVDDVVGHGTAVAQTATGRPFGTWPGGVAQNAEIVSARIISDKPPVDDGTGGGNEIDGPLGLTAIHRDLIDRNVKVMNNSWGGLYWTNLGVTPQIAAEYRPFIINHGGLVVFASGNSGFANPSDTAALPSKAGTNGTTPAADLERGWLAVSALAENSTTQLASYSNACGVAMRYCLVAPGTVIVTGTTDAPNAPTYFRYSGTSLAAPLVSGAAALVWEAFPYFDNDLVRQTILGTATDIGAPGVDPVFGYGALNVGKAVRGPAKFDWGDVTANFSSGTSTWANDISGAGGLIKRGGGTLKLSGVAGYGGATRAEGGTLAFESSSIPGAATVASGAALQFGGARVGGNLVNNGTFAVTGNTRARAIAGNFQQGSSGRLAWQIGAPLQVTGTASLAGELQVTGVVSGYTTQRRENVVEAAGGVTGVFGSLTSGPGVFLEGNLRYDTNLAWIDVIRLNVTAAAASFSSITAQSLGAAERVEGAFSQIDGQSSVGDGPIADGFIRAAGAFQGIQSEAAALAALDSMSGAQHAAALTATFDNVDMGRRAIASRVGALAARDATAGVWKESLGQGGSGGFARDGFSVDGWSIGRDHLLGNGLVAGFAFGELRGDGIAAARGDRNRDRQTQAQAYLARSFGDSYVMAQLGSGRFDRDMQRQLFAGADWQGVSTRYAGSYTQAAVEAGHQWRLGSTAFGPYVGAEQVRLRSDGFDERGGDGFGLRSAGWDVERSQAIAGLRARWDAPGFSLHGYGEWQQTLSSSGFDLQASFTGIEAWAPIAGFAPARSGGLVGVGFESWLTPRARMLLGVDQRFGPRGSDRMASMRVAVGF; encoded by the coding sequence ATGCCGAATGCGATGAAGGCGCGCAGTGGTGCGCAGGGAACACAGAGGACATTGTTGGCCTGTGCGCTGGGGACAGTGCTCGCGGCGTGCGGAGGGGGAGGATCGGGCGGCGGCCTCGTGATGCCGACACCGCCGCCGCCATTGGCGCCACCGCCGACCACGCCACCGCCCACGGTTGTGCAACCGCCGAATCCGGCGTACAGCGGGCATCTGGCCGATACGAATACCTACGCCGCGCACGATGCCGGGTTCACGGGGCGCGGGGTGCGCATCGGTTTTCTCGACAGCGGCATCAATCGCAACCATCCGGCGTTGCGCGACCGTGTGGTCGCAAACCTGACGTACATCGGATCGTCGGGCAACAACCTGTCGGTGGACGATGTCGTCGGTCACGGCACCGCTGTCGCGCAGACCGCGACCGGTCGTCCCTTCGGCACATGGCCGGGTGGCGTGGCGCAGAACGCAGAAATCGTGTCGGCCCGCATCATCAGTGACAAGCCACCCGTCGACGACGGGACAGGTGGTGGCAACGAGATCGATGGTCCCCTCGGTCTGACCGCGATCCACCGTGACCTGATCGATCGCAACGTCAAGGTGATGAACAACTCGTGGGGCGGGTTGTACTGGACTAATCTAGGTGTGACCCCGCAGATCGCGGCCGAGTATCGGCCCTTCATCATCAACCACGGTGGGTTGGTGGTATTCGCCTCGGGTAACTCGGGGTTTGCCAATCCCTCCGACACTGCGGCGCTGCCGAGTAAAGCTGGCACCAATGGCACCACGCCTGCAGCGGACCTCGAGCGCGGTTGGCTCGCGGTGTCGGCCCTCGCGGAAAACAGCACCACGCAGCTGGCGAGTTACTCGAACGCCTGCGGTGTTGCGATGCGCTACTGTCTGGTGGCACCCGGCACGGTGATCGTCACCGGCACCACGGACGCGCCCAACGCGCCGACATATTTCCGCTACAGCGGCACGTCGCTGGCCGCGCCACTGGTGTCGGGCGCGGCCGCGCTCGTATGGGAAGCATTCCCGTACTTCGACAACGATCTCGTGCGGCAGACCATCCTCGGCACCGCGACCGACATCGGCGCGCCGGGCGTGGATCCGGTGTTCGGCTACGGCGCGCTCAACGTCGGCAAGGCCGTCCGTGGTCCGGCGAAGTTCGACTGGGGCGATGTCACGGCCAACTTCAGCAGCGGCACATCGACCTGGGCCAACGACATCAGCGGCGCGGGTGGTTTGATCAAGCGTGGCGGCGGCACGTTGAAGCTCAGTGGTGTGGCCGGATACGGCGGCGCAACCCGGGCCGAAGGCGGCACGCTGGCGTTCGAATCCTCCTCGATTCCGGGCGCGGCGACCGTCGCATCCGGCGCGGCGCTGCAATTCGGCGGCGCGCGGGTCGGCGGCAACCTCGTCAACAACGGCACGTTCGCGGTCACGGGCAATACGCGCGCACGCGCGATCGCTGGCAATTTCCAGCAGGGATCGAGCGGTCGCCTCGCCTGGCAGATCGGCGCGCCGCTGCAGGTGACCGGAACGGCAAGCCTCGCGGGCGAGCTGCAGGTGACCGGCGTCGTCAGCGGGTATACGACGCAGCGACGCGAGAACGTCGTCGAAGCCGCGGGTGGCGTAACCGGCGTTTTCGGCAGTCTCACCAGCGGCCCGGGCGTCTTCCTGGAAGGCAATCTGCGCTACGACACGAACCTCGCCTGGATCGATGTCATCCGGCTCAACGTCACGGCCGCGGCCGCGTCGTTCTCGAGTATCACCGCGCAGTCGCTCGGCGCTGCCGAGCGTGTCGAAGGTGCGTTCTCGCAGATCGATGGTCAGTCGTCGGTGGGCGATGGTCCGATCGCCGATGGCTTCATCCGCGCGGCCGGTGCATTCCAGGGCATCCAGAGCGAGGCGGCGGCGCTCGCCGCGCTCGACAGCATGTCCGGCGCGCAGCATGCGGCAGCGTTGACGGCAACGTTCGACAACGTCGACATGGGCCGACGTGCGATCGCGTCGCGCGTGGGCGCATTGGCGGCGCGCGATGCGACGGCGGGCGTGTGGAAGGAATCGTTGGGGCAGGGCGGCAGCGGCGGTTTTGCACGCGATGGTTTCAGCGTCGACGGCTGGAGCATCGGGCGCGATCATCTGCTCGGCAACGGACTGGTGGCCGGCTTCGCGTTCGGCGAGCTGCGCGGCGACGGCATTGCCGCCGCACGTGGCGATCGCAATCGCGATCGGCAGACGCAGGCGCAGGCGTATCTGGCGCGCAGCTTTGGCGACAGCTACGTCATGGCGCAGCTCGGCAGCGGTCGTTTCGATCGCGACATGCAGCGGCAGCTGTTCGCGGGCGCCGACTGGCAGGGCGTGTCGACGCGCTACGCCGGCAGCTACACGCAGGCGGCGGTCGAGGCGGGGCACCAGTGGCGGCTCGGTTCGACCGCATTCGGTCCCTATGTCGGCGCCGAGCAGGTGCGGCTGCGTAGCGACGGGTTCGACGAGCGCGGCGGAGATGGTTTCGGCTTGCGCAGTGCGGGCTGGGATGTCGAGCGCAGCCAGGCGATCGCGGGTCTGCGCGCGCGCTGGGATGCGCCCGGGTTCTCGCTGCACGGATACGGCGAATGGCAGCAGACGTTGTCGTCGAGCGGATTTGATCTGCAGGCGAGCTTCACCGGCATCGAAGCGTGGGCGCCGATCGCCGGATTCGCGCCGGCGCGTTCGGGTGGGCTGGTCGGTGTCGGCTTCGAATCCTGGCTGACGCCACGCGCGCGGATGTTACTCGGCGTCGATCAGCGCTTCGGTCCGCGAGGCAGTGATCGGATGGCGTCGATGCGGGTTGCGGTCGGGTTCTAG
- a CDS encoding carbonic anhydrase family protein, with amino-acid sequence MLRSSRSRVLVVAVAALLAPTFVSAQQYDYERQEKWQYPASLGQSPIDIQRTAASEGDMEEAQAIELRDTEAALRVVDNGHSVEVEAHGPDALIRGRHFELMQFHFHAASEHTIDGESFPLEGHFVFKAKDGRLAVVGVMYREGDANKLAGEVLEALGDAREGEIEREDIAIMLPRDKSYHHYLGSLTTPPLTENVEWYVLDTPVTLSATQIAGFNARYSHNNRKVQPLNERPLIHYAAH; translated from the coding sequence ATGCTGCGTTCGTCCCGTTCCCGCGTGCTCGTCGTCGCCGTGGCGGCGTTGCTCGCCCCCACGTTCGTGTCCGCTCAGCAGTACGACTACGAGCGTCAGGAAAAGTGGCAGTACCCCGCGTCGCTGGGCCAGTCGCCGATCGACATCCAGCGCACCGCCGCATCCGAAGGCGACATGGAAGAAGCCCAGGCGATTGAGTTGCGGGACACCGAAGCCGCGCTGCGCGTCGTCGACAACGGTCATTCGGTCGAAGTGGAAGCGCACGGCCCGGACGCGCTGATCCGCGGACGCCATTTCGAACTGATGCAGTTCCACTTCCACGCCGCCAGCGAACACACGATCGACGGCGAATCGTTTCCGCTCGAAGGTCACTTCGTGTTCAAGGCGAAGGACGGCCGTCTCGCTGTGGTCGGCGTGATGTACCGCGAAGGCGACGCCAACAAACTCGCCGGCGAAGTGCTCGAAGCGCTCGGCGATGCACGCGAAGGCGAGATCGAGCGCGAAGACATCGCGATCATGCTGCCGCGCGACAAGAGCTACCACCACTACCTCGGCTCGCTCACCACCCCGCCGCTGACCGAAAACGTCGAGTGGTATGTGCTGGACACGCCTGTGACCCTGTCGGCCACCCAAATCGCCGGCTTCAATGCCCGCTACAGCCACAACAACCGCAAGGTCCAGCCGCTCAACGAGCGCCCGTTAATCCATTACGCGGCGCATTGA
- a CDS encoding Glu/Leu/Phe/Val dehydrogenase dimerization domain-containing protein — MIFEHLDTYGHEQVVFCHNKDVGLKAIIAIHNTVLGPALGGTRMWPYDSEQDALNDVLRLSRGMTYKNAVAGLNLGGGKAVIIGDPAADKSEGLFRAFGQFVESLGGRYITAEDVGIDVNDMELVYRETQFVTGVHQVHGGSGDPSPFTAYGTMQGLLASLNRKFGNEDVGNYSYAVQGLGHVGIEFVKLLSERGAKVFVTDINKDRVARAVGEYGAEAVGLDEIYDVDADVYSPCALGGTVNEKTLPRLKAKIICGAANNQLANNAIGDEVEKRGILYAPDYAVNAGGVMNISLEIDGYNRERAMRMMRTIYHNLTRIFEISERDGVPTYMAADRLAEERIETMGKLKLPLGRAQPRFQGRVRGG, encoded by the coding sequence ATGATTTTCGAGCACCTCGACACCTACGGCCACGAGCAGGTCGTGTTCTGCCACAACAAGGACGTGGGTCTGAAGGCGATCATCGCGATCCACAACACTGTGCTGGGTCCGGCGCTGGGCGGCACCCGCATGTGGCCGTACGACTCCGAGCAGGACGCGCTCAACGACGTGCTGCGCCTGTCGCGCGGCATGACGTACAAGAACGCGGTCGCGGGTCTGAACCTCGGCGGCGGCAAGGCCGTGATCATCGGTGACCCGGCCGCCGACAAGTCGGAAGGCCTGTTCCGCGCGTTCGGCCAGTTCGTCGAGTCGCTGGGCGGCCGTTACATCACCGCCGAGGACGTCGGCATCGACGTCAACGACATGGAACTCGTCTATCGCGAGACCCAGTTCGTCACCGGCGTGCACCAGGTCCACGGTGGTTCGGGTGACCCGTCGCCGTTCACCGCCTACGGCACGATGCAGGGCCTGCTGGCCTCGCTCAACCGCAAGTTCGGCAACGAAGACGTCGGCAACTACAGCTACGCCGTGCAGGGCCTGGGCCATGTCGGCATCGAGTTCGTGAAGTTGCTGTCCGAGCGCGGCGCGAAAGTGTTCGTCACCGACATCAACAAGGATCGCGTTGCACGTGCGGTCGGCGAATACGGCGCCGAAGCCGTGGGCCTGGACGAGATCTACGACGTCGACGCCGATGTCTACTCGCCGTGCGCGCTGGGCGGCACGGTCAACGAGAAGACGCTGCCGCGCCTGAAGGCCAAGATCATCTGCGGCGCGGCGAACAACCAGCTCGCCAACAATGCGATCGGCGATGAAGTGGAAAAGCGCGGCATCCTCTACGCGCCCGACTACGCGGTCAACGCGGGCGGCGTGATGAACATCTCGCTGGAAATCGACGGCTACAACCGCGAACGCGCGATGCGCATGATGCGCACGATCTATCACAACCTCACGCGCATCTTCGAGATCTCCGAGCGCGACGGCGTACCGACCTACATGGCCGCCGACCGCCTCGCCGAGGAGCGTATCGAGACCATGGGCAAGCTGAAGCTGCCGCTGGGCCGCGCCCAGCCCCGCTTCCAGGGCCGCGTGCGCGGCGGCTGA
- a CDS encoding phospholipase D family protein gives MKKRVKKLIGWGLFTLLVMAVSSIFVADRLLPPATGKPSQTLPLSDNATALDRELAPLLARHDGKTGAIMLPDGVDAYAARAISARQAGRSLDLQYYIWHDDLTGRMLANEAWKAAERGVRVRILLDDMGIGKMDATLLAMDSHDNIELRVYNPFRNRTGVMRLLEMVQRAWGVNHRMHNKAWIADGRVAVVGGRNVGVEYFSAAEEFNFHDLDMVLFGPAVADASAIFDDFWNSEAAIPIEALNRKSKSTIRAVLAQIQEEAGSEEARRYLDAMELSPSVRGYFSQGLTPIWSEHIQILSDPPIKWRGDDREDWLVERLVGDIVEADRSALLISPYFVPGVQGTQGLVHLAQRGVHVSVVTNSLAANDVVAVHGGYVRYRTTLLEGGVHLFEARSQAEAKAASSLFGSSGASLHTKAILVDGRRGFVGSFNLDPRSANLNTEMGVLFDDPALGAALFEEYRHLTAPGMSYWVYLNGDGDTRWLDRAEDPPAPLKLEPDSTRLQRVSANVVRWLPIESQL, from the coding sequence ATGAAGAAGCGCGTCAAGAAGCTGATCGGCTGGGGACTTTTCACCTTGCTGGTGATGGCCGTGAGCAGCATATTCGTGGCCGATCGGCTGCTGCCGCCGGCCACGGGCAAGCCGAGCCAGACGCTGCCGCTGTCGGACAACGCCACCGCGCTGGACCGAGAACTGGCGCCGCTGCTGGCGCGCCACGACGGCAAGACCGGCGCGATCATGCTGCCCGACGGCGTGGACGCCTACGCCGCACGCGCGATTTCCGCGCGCCAGGCCGGACGCAGTCTGGATCTGCAGTACTACATCTGGCACGACGACCTGACCGGCCGGATGCTCGCCAACGAAGCCTGGAAAGCCGCCGAGCGCGGCGTGCGCGTGCGCATTCTGCTCGACGACATGGGCATCGGGAAAATGGACGCCACGCTGCTGGCGATGGACTCGCACGACAACATCGAACTGCGCGTCTACAACCCGTTCCGCAACCGCACCGGCGTGATGCGCCTGCTGGAAATGGTGCAGCGCGCCTGGGGCGTGAACCACCGCATGCACAACAAGGCGTGGATCGCCGATGGCCGCGTGGCCGTGGTCGGCGGGCGCAACGTGGGCGTCGAATATTTCAGCGCGGCCGAGGAATTCAATTTCCATGACCTCGACATGGTGCTGTTCGGCCCGGCCGTCGCCGATGCCAGCGCGATTTTCGACGACTTCTGGAACAGCGAGGCGGCGATTCCGATCGAGGCGCTGAACCGCAAGTCGAAGTCGACCATCCGCGCGGTGCTGGCGCAGATCCAGGAAGAAGCAGGCAGCGAGGAAGCGCGCCGGTATCTGGACGCGATGGAACTGTCGCCGAGCGTGCGCGGGTATTTCTCGCAGGGGCTCACGCCGATCTGGAGCGAGCACATCCAGATCCTCTCCGATCCGCCGATCAAATGGCGCGGCGACGATCGCGAGGATTGGCTGGTCGAGCGCCTGGTCGGTGACATCGTCGAGGCGGACCGCTCCGCACTGTTGATCTCGCCCTACTTCGTGCCCGGCGTGCAGGGCACCCAGGGACTCGTCCACCTTGCCCAGCGCGGCGTGCATGTGTCGGTGGTGACGAACTCGCTGGCGGCGAACGACGTGGTCGCCGTGCACGGCGGCTACGTGCGCTATCGCACGACGCTGCTCGAAGGTGGCGTGCATCTGTTCGAAGCCCGCAGTCAGGCGGAAGCGAAAGCCGCCAGCAGCCTGTTCGGCAGCAGCGGCGCCAGCCTGCACACCAAGGCGATCCTGGTCGACGGTCGACGCGGTTTCGTCGGCTCGTTCAATCTCGACCCGCGTTCGGCCAACCTCAACACCGAGATGGGCGTGTTGTTCGACGACCCTGCGTTGGGCGCCGCCCTGTTCGAGGAGTACCGGCACCTGACCGCGCCGGGCATGAGTTACTGGGTCTACCTCAATGGCGACGGCGACACGCGATGGCTCGACCGCGCCGAAGACCCGCCCGCGCCCTTGAAGCTGGAACCCGACAGCACCCGCCTGCAACGCGTGAGCGCGAATGTGGTGCGGTGGTTGCCGATCGAGTCGCAGCTTTGA
- a CDS encoding C1 family peptidase — translation MATKKTTRSASRKATTPRLLDARPDTADFRDRMFEPTLVDVPSEMPLSRFAALRVPVLDQGEEGACTAYGLATVAHTLLRRRRPDPVTLRMSTRMLYDMARRYDEWEGEDYDGSSCRGAMKGWHRHGVCAEDCWPDTPVGPLHEVYTEERARAAQEHPLGAYYRVNHKDLVAMHAAFAEVGVLYASAAVHADWMMPPASGVIEWSEQPIAGYHAFAIVGYDRDGFWIQNSWGTGWGKRGFGWISYDEWLQRGTDVWVARLAVPVRLQRVQGVAASNSALARQSNGYSQADLRPHIVSLGNDGRLRTSGRFGTSQDAVRNLIREDLPRITKNWQKKRVMLYAHGGLVPEQAAIQRVADLRELMLPQQIYPLCFVWKTDFWSTLGNVLRDAVRPRSEGLMDKAKGVLLDRVDDTIEPLARALGGKAMWNEMKENALLATTAVIRNSDQLTEAGGAAQVARLLGEWMQADPNVELHLVGHSAGSILLAPLAQLLTADGLVSTGPAASMQGIGQRIASLNLWAPAMTMALFEQSFAPALAAGKIAHAGLFTLSDRAEQDDHCARVYNKSLLYLVAHAFEERARSWVRREYRNGTPLLGMARFIESNGAIRDLLATGKLDWIQAPVQGDPTHAADGSAATSHGGFDDDSATLQATLYRILGERSTTAPVRIHRSESGLADCRARLSEALEPVGRG, via the coding sequence ATGGCGACGAAGAAGACCACGCGCAGCGCGTCGCGCAAGGCGACGACCCCGCGGCTGCTCGATGCACGCCCCGACACCGCGGACTTCCGCGACCGCATGTTCGAACCCACGCTGGTCGATGTGCCCAGCGAGATGCCGCTGTCGCGCTTCGCCGCGTTGCGCGTGCCGGTGCTCGACCAGGGCGAGGAGGGCGCCTGCACCGCCTACGGCCTGGCGACGGTCGCGCATACGCTGTTGCGTCGCCGGCGGCCCGACCCGGTCACGCTGCGCATGAGCACGCGCATGCTCTACGACATGGCCCGCCGCTACGACGAGTGGGAAGGCGAGGACTACGACGGCTCCAGCTGCCGCGGCGCGATGAAAGGCTGGCACCGCCACGGCGTCTGCGCCGAGGACTGCTGGCCGGATACGCCCGTTGGCCCGCTGCACGAGGTCTACACCGAAGAACGCGCGCGCGCCGCGCAGGAACATCCGCTCGGGGCCTACTACCGCGTCAACCACAAGGACCTCGTGGCGATGCACGCCGCGTTCGCGGAAGTGGGCGTGCTCTACGCCTCGGCCGCCGTGCATGCCGACTGGATGATGCCGCCGGCGTCCGGCGTCATCGAATGGTCCGAACAGCCGATCGCCGGCTACCACGCGTTCGCGATCGTCGGCTACGACCGCGACGGCTTCTGGATCCAGAATTCCTGGGGCACCGGCTGGGGCAAGCGCGGCTTCGGCTGGATCAGCTACGACGAATGGCTGCAGCGCGGCACCGATGTCTGGGTCGCGCGCCTCGCGGTGCCGGTGCGCCTGCAGCGCGTGCAGGGCGTGGCCGCCAGCAACTCCGCGCTGGCGCGGCAGTCGAACGGCTACTCGCAGGCCGATCTGCGCCCGCACATCGTGAGCCTCGGCAACGACGGTCGCCTGCGGACCAGCGGCCGCTTCGGCACCAGCCAGGACGCGGTGCGCAATCTCATCCGCGAGGATCTGCCGCGCATCACGAAGAATTGGCAGAAGAAGCGGGTGATGCTCTACGCGCACGGCGGCCTCGTGCCCGAACAGGCCGCGATCCAGCGCGTCGCCGACCTGCGCGAGCTGATGCTGCCGCAGCAGATCTACCCGCTGTGCTTCGTCTGGAAGACCGACTTCTGGAGCACGCTCGGCAATGTCCTGCGCGACGCCGTGCGCCCGCGCAGCGAGGGCCTGATGGACAAGGCCAAGGGCGTGCTGCTGGACCGCGTCGACGACACCATCGAACCGCTGGCACGCGCGCTCGGCGGCAAGGCGATGTGGAACGAGATGAAGGAGAACGCGCTGCTCGCGACGACGGCCGTCATCCGCAACAGTGATCAACTCACCGAAGCCGGCGGCGCCGCGCAGGTGGCGCGCCTGCTGGGCGAGTGGATGCAGGCCGATCCCAACGTCGAACTGCATCTCGTCGGCCACAGCGCCGGTTCGATCCTGCTCGCGCCGCTGGCGCAACTGCTCACCGCCGACGGTCTCGTCTCCACGGGCCCGGCCGCGAGCATGCAGGGCATCGGCCAACGCATCGCCAGCCTCAACCTGTGGGCACCGGCGATGACGATGGCGCTGTTCGAACAGAGCTTCGCGCCCGCGCTCGCAGCGGGGAAGATCGCGCACGCCGGCCTCTTCACCCTGAGCGACCGCGCCGAACAGGACGACCACTGCGCCCGCGTCTACAACAAGTCGCTGCTGTACCTCGTCGCCCACGCCTTCGAAGAACGCGCCCGCAGCTGGGTGCGCCGCGAGTACCGCAACGGCACACCGCTGCTGGGCATGGCGCGCTTCATCGAATCCAACGGCGCGATCCGCGACCTGCTGGCGACCGGCAAGCTCGACTGGATCCAAGCCCCGGTGCAGGGCGATCCCACGCATGCGGCGGATGGCAGCGCAGCGACGAGCCACGGCGGCTTCGACGATGACAGCGCGACGCTGCAGGCTACGCTGTACAGGATTCTGGGCGAGCGCAGCACCACGGCGCCGGTGCGGATTCACCGGTCGGAATCGGGGCTGGCGGATTGCCGGGCGCGGTTGAGCGAGGCATTGGAGCCGGTGGGGCGGGGGTGA
- a CDS encoding DUF488 domain-containing protein, whose amino-acid sequence MPSPDPVPSIDTLWTIGHSTRSWDDFLALLIHWRIEAIVDVRRFPGSRRYPWFASETMAEQLAASRIDYHWLPHLGGRRRAQPGSPNGAWRSNAFQGYADHMTSDEFADGLSQTLAVAAKRRTALMCAEALWWGCHRRLVADLLTHRGVEVCHILDIGKMQPHVMHPDARPAGADLVYPPTQAGLF is encoded by the coding sequence GTGCCCAGTCCCGATCCAGTTCCCAGCATCGACACCCTCTGGACCATCGGTCACTCGACGCGGTCCTGGGACGACTTCCTCGCACTGCTCATCCACTGGCGCATCGAGGCCATCGTCGACGTGCGGCGGTTTCCCGGCTCGCGCCGCTATCCATGGTTCGCCAGCGAAACGATGGCCGAACAGTTGGCGGCATCCCGCATCGACTACCACTGGCTGCCGCATCTTGGCGGCCGTCGGCGCGCGCAGCCGGGCTCACCGAATGGCGCGTGGCGCAGCAACGCGTTCCAGGGCTATGCCGATCACATGACCAGCGACGAATTCGCGGACGGCCTGTCTCAGACGCTCGCCGTCGCCGCGAAACGCCGCACCGCATTGATGTGCGCCGAGGCGTTGTGGTGGGGGTGTCATCGGCGTCTGGTCGCCGATCTGTTGACCCATCGCGGCGTCGAGGTCTGCCACATTCTCGATATCGGCAAAATGCAGCCGCACGTGATGCACCCTGATGCGCGTCCAGCCGGCGCGGATCTCGTCTATCCGCCGACGCAGGCGGGATTGTTCTGA